A part of Bacteroidia bacterium genomic DNA contains:
- a CDS encoding tail fiber domain-containing protein — translation MRKILFSGVVLLMVTLLFSHLSAQNRGMSYQAVARDAAGALIANQTVNVSFLVRETTINGTIVYEESHSPVTNGFALFSVVIGEGNVKIGDFSTINWGNGDHFLEVEINGASVGVTKLNAVPYSKIATDMSIGLLKDVDVSSGLAVGKILKYNGTGWVPQDDAVNPPVWLKNGNNIYYNSGRIGIGTSSPSYPLHLTKDTMSINGLEIANLGSANLGLDGDLVPYGGSALAYDIGNNTSTEHWDDVVASEFITFSDERLKNSISELKVGLREILALRPVQYRYNRNIDVDNRLRFGLLAQEVETVIPNVVINEDVDVDPETGDIIRKQAEYKAMNYVDLVPVLIQAIQDQQEYIRTLEKRIEKLENEK, via the coding sequence ATGAGAAAAATTTTATTCTCCGGAGTGGTACTCCTCATGGTTACACTGCTCTTTTCCCACCTCTCTGCTCAAAACAGAGGGATGAGCTATCAGGCAGTTGCTCGTGATGCTGCTGGTGCCCTGATTGCAAATCAGACAGTGAATGTCAGCTTTCTGGTCAGAGAAACTACAATAAACGGAACCATCGTTTATGAAGAATCACATTCCCCTGTGACAAATGGATTTGCTTTATTTAGTGTTGTGATTGGAGAGGGCAACGTAAAAATCGGTGATTTCTCCACCATAAACTGGGGCAATGGAGATCATTTCCTGGAGGTTGAAATCAACGGCGCCTCGGTAGGCGTAACCAAACTTAATGCGGTTCCTTACAGTAAAATTGCCACAGATATGAGCATCGGTCTTCTCAAAGATGTGGATGTGAGTTCTGGACTGGCTGTGGGGAAAATACTGAAATACAACGGTACAGGCTGGGTGCCGCAGGATGATGCAGTCAATCCGCCGGTCTGGCTCAAAAACGGGAATAATATTTACTACAATTCCGGGAGAATCGGCATTGGCACCAGCTCCCCTTCTTATCCCTTGCATCTCACCAAAGATACGATGAGTATCAATGGACTTGAGATTGCCAACCTCGGTTCTGCCAATCTGGGACTCGATGGTGATCTCGTTCCTTATGGCGGAAGCGCACTGGCTTATGATATTGGAAATAATACTTCCACCGAACACTGGGATGATGTAGTCGCTTCCGAATTTATCACTTTTTCGGATGAAAGACTGAAAAACAGTATTTCCGAACTGAAAGTCGGTCTGCGTGAAATTCTGGCCCTCCGGCCTGTTCAGTACAGATACAATCGCAATATTGATGTTGACAACAGACTGCGGTTTGGCCTGCTGGCTCAGGAAGTCGAAACGGTTATTCCCAATGTTGTCATCAATGAGGATGTGGATGTTGACCCGGAAACCGGTGATATTATCAGAAAACAGGCCGAATACAAAGCCATGAATTATGTCGATCTGGTGCCTGTACTGATTCAGGCAATTCAGGATCAGCAGGAGTATATCCGCACGCTGGAAAAAAGAATTGAAAAACTGGAAAATGAAAAATAG
- a CDS encoding T9SS type A sorting domain-containing protein, which produces MKNLAIIVLSLFYQNLQGQSLDRFVIGTTGAFGTNISHQIEYTVGELITPTITNSAVILNQGFHQSNPPYNTGIDPGTSGISYVLYPNPTGETAFLELESAENIQLRLELWDSNGRMIPLKPVIQPFSGKKQIELDLTTFSSGLYLLRISDQEGKLVKTLKLEKQ; this is translated from the coding sequence ATGAAAAATTTAGCTATCATCGTCTTGTCCCTGTTTTACCAAAATCTTCAGGGACAAAGCCTGGATCGGTTTGTGATTGGCACTACGGGCGCTTTTGGAACGAATATTTCCCATCAGATTGAATATACGGTCGGAGAATTGATTACCCCCACCATTACCAATAGTGCCGTAATCTTAAATCAGGGATTCCATCAGTCCAACCCGCCGTACAATACGGGCATTGATCCCGGTACAAGTGGGATCAGTTATGTACTTTATCCCAATCCCACAGGAGAAACTGCTTTTCTTGAACTGGAAAGTGCTGAAAACATACAGCTTCGCCTGGAGCTTTGGGATAGCAATGGAAGGATGATTCCGCTGAAACCGGTGATTCAGCCGTTTTCCGGGAAAAAACAGATTGAACTGGATTTAACCACATTCTCCTCCGGGCTTTACCTTTTGCGGATCAGCGATCAGGAAGGGAAATTGGTTAAAACCCTGAAACTGGAAAAACAATAG
- a CDS encoding alpha-L-fucosidase — MKYLALFLAAGLLFSCENTSAPAPYGPLPSEAHLAWQAMEMNMFVHFNMNTFTNMEWGYGDEPPSRFNPSQLDCRQWARIAKAAGMKGIILTAKHHDGFCLWPTAYTEHSVKNSPWKNGQGNVVRELADACREYNLKLGLYLSPWDRNHADYGTDKYITAFRGQLRELLTDYGDVFEVWFDGANGGDGYYGGANEDRKVDRKTYYDWPTNYAIVDSLMPNALIFSDGGPGVRWVGNEEGWANETNWSILRRDEVWPGYPHYQELRSGHEDGTHWVPAECDVSIRPGWYYHPYEDHKVRPLTEMVDIYYHSVGRNGLLLLNFPVDQRGLIHPADSARIIELADVIRRDFATDLAKGKKVETSTARGGSSKFGGNNITDANTETYWTTDDGVTSASLTIDLGGETEFNRVVLQEYIRLGQRVDSFTVDAKEGGEWKTLANQTTIGYKRILRLPNTLATHVRITIVSAKACPLISNVGIYHAPQLLVEPEISRDKAGMITLKVPEAETEVYYTLDGTAPTPSSVRYSAPFSLTSPTELKAIAYDPGSKKSSAVSSVRMDIAKSNWKVVSVSSGDISTAEKMIDDSPASWWSSEKSQKQPQEVVIDLGEAYTITGATYLPMQDRWIAGVVTKYEWYLSTDGKNWSKPVAEGEFSNIKNNPILQEVNFEAKQARFVKFRSLAAAEDDPTMAVAEIGVKTNP; from the coding sequence ATGAAATATCTTGCCCTTTTCCTCGCTGCGGGATTGCTGTTTTCCTGCGAAAATACCTCCGCTCCGGCGCCCTACGGCCCGCTTCCCTCTGAGGCTCACCTCGCCTGGCAGGCGATGGAGATGAATATGTTTGTCCATTTCAACATGAACACCTTCACCAATATGGAGTGGGGATACGGCGACGAACCGCCTTCGCGGTTTAACCCCTCCCAACTCGACTGCCGCCAGTGGGCCCGCATCGCCAAAGCCGCGGGCATGAAGGGGATTATTCTCACTGCCAAACACCACGACGGCTTCTGCCTCTGGCCTACCGCCTATACCGAACACTCAGTCAAAAACTCCCCCTGGAAAAACGGACAGGGCAATGTCGTGCGCGAACTCGCCGACGCCTGCCGCGAATACAATCTCAAACTCGGCCTCTACCTCTCTCCCTGGGACCGCAACCATGCTGACTACGGTACAGACAAATATATCACCGCCTTCCGCGGACAGCTCCGCGAACTTCTGACCGATTACGGCGACGTATTTGAAGTGTGGTTTGACGGCGCCAATGGCGGCGACGGATATTATGGCGGCGCCAATGAAGACCGGAAAGTCGATCGCAAAACCTATTACGACTGGCCCACCAACTACGCCATCGTGGATTCACTCATGCCTAATGCGCTCATATTCAGCGATGGCGGCCCCGGTGTGCGCTGGGTAGGAAATGAAGAAGGGTGGGCAAACGAGACCAACTGGTCCATCCTGCGCCGCGATGAAGTATGGCCGGGTTATCCTCATTATCAGGAATTACGGTCAGGCCATGAAGACGGTACGCATTGGGTTCCGGCAGAGTGTGACGTATCCATTCGTCCGGGCTGGTACTATCACCCTTACGAAGACCACAAAGTGCGCCCGCTCACCGAAATGGTGGATATTTATTACCACTCAGTGGGACGTAACGGACTTTTGCTGCTCAACTTCCCCGTTGACCAACGGGGGCTGATTCACCCCGCCGATTCGGCGCGGATCATAGAACTTGCGGATGTCATTCGCAGAGATTTTGCCACAGACCTCGCCAAAGGAAAAAAAGTGGAAACATCCACAGCCAGAGGTGGCAGCAGTAAGTTTGGCGGCAATAATATTACCGACGCCAATACAGAAACCTACTGGACAACCGACGACGGCGTAACCTCGGCTTCCCTGACGATTGACCTTGGAGGTGAGACCGAATTTAACCGGGTAGTGTTGCAGGAATATATCCGGCTCGGACAGCGGGTAGATTCCTTTACCGTGGATGCAAAAGAAGGTGGTGAATGGAAAACCCTGGCAAATCAGACCACCATCGGATATAAGCGCATTCTGCGTTTGCCCAATACCCTCGCCACACACGTTCGGATAACGATCGTCTCAGCCAAAGCCTGTCCGCTCATATCCAACGTCGGAATCTACCACGCACCACAATTGCTCGTCGAACCAGAAATCAGCCGCGACAAAGCAGGAATGATAACCCTGAAAGTTCCCGAAGCAGAGACCGAAGTGTATTATACCCTTGACGGCACTGCCCCTACTCCATCTTCAGTTCGTTATTCGGCCCCATTTTCCCTGACATCTCCGACCGAACTGAAAGCGATTGCATATGATCCCGGATCGAAAAAATCAAGCGCAGTTTCCAGTGTGAGGATGGACATAGCAAAATCAAACTGGAAGGTTGTCTCGGTCAGCAGTGGAGATATTTCCACCGCAGAAAAAATGATTGATGACAGCCCGGCTAGCTGGTGGAGCAGCGAAAAAAGTCAAAAACAGCCACAGGAAGTGGTCATTGACCTGGGCGAAGCCTACACAATCACAGGAGCGACATACCTTCCTATGCAAGACCGATGGATTGCCGGGGTGGTAACAAAATACGAATGGTACCTGAGCACAGACGGCAAAAACTGGAGCAAACCAGTCGCCGAAGGTGAGTTTAGCAATATCAAAAACAACCCGATTTTACAGGAGGTGAATTTTGAAGCTAAACAGGCGCGATTTGTAAAATTCCGGTCTCTGGCAGCGGCAGAAGATGATCCGACAATGGCCGTGGCAGAGATTGGGGTGAAAACCAATCCCTGA
- a CDS encoding DUF433 domain-containing protein, producing the protein MNYFDRIESNPKIMLGKPVIKGTRITVESVLRKIAGGYSFGEILEMHPHLNMADILAAVGYAVAVLEGEEMLKSA; encoded by the coding sequence ATGAACTATTTTGATAGAATCGAGTCAAACCCAAAAATCATGTTGGGAAAGCCCGTGATAAAGGGAACCCGAATAACAGTTGAATCTGTGTTGCGTAAAATTGCCGGAGGATATTCGTTCGGAGAAATACTTGAAATGCATCCTCATCTGAATATGGCAGATATACTTGCTGCAGTTGGATATGCCGTGGCCGTTTTAGAGGGAGAAGAAATGTTGAAAAGCGCATAA
- a CDS encoding DUF5615 family PIN-like protein, with protein sequence MIVADEGLNANFIWELRDSGYEIEWIGEIGKGMDDYSVIEYVQEKSGVLITEDKDFGEWVFSHHISGLTIIFLRYEKADFPVILNFLKVALKEIENAHENEFITINRNKIRKRKI encoded by the coding sequence ATGATCGTTGCAGACGAGGGGTTAAACGCAAATTTTATTTGGGAACTGAGAGATAGTGGATATGAAATAGAATGGATTGGAGAGATTGGTAAGGGTATGGATGATTATAGTGTTATTGAATACGTCCAGGAAAAAAGTGGCGTCCTGATAACAGAAGATAAAGATTTCGGTGAATGGGTCTTTTCTCATCATATTTCTGGTCTGACGATAATTTTTTTGCGGTATGAGAAAGCTGACTTTCCTGTAATTCTGAATTTTTTAAAAGTCGCACTTAAAGAAATCGAGAATGCACATGAAAATGAGTTTATAACAATCAATCGAAATAAAATCAGGAAAAGGAAAATATAA
- a CDS encoding NFACT RNA binding domain-containing protein, with amino-acid sequence MHFHYFTLRHLSKYLNDFHRGEIVDDCFSQNRNELVVEMAKVFLRIGCHTPLTYIIPSEEFSRSRKNVVELFPEIRGLAFTGSRVVPWERVLILELENQYDLVLKMHGSAANVMLRLEGQVIRLFNNQKEEDFDYTETPGLFDEAAIRQEVPADEDLVLQALRKISPVMEKQFARKATELIKSGISFEKAYNQIVTDAEKEIFAIRKLQTNIKFLLLPAADSGDVMVKGISEALQLFLRSQFQFTSYRSRYNEVEKELRKPAEKYRKVYSSYQTNISQLEEDRNPEEIGHILMASLHAIPPHVKEAELEDFYLGGTIKIKLDPTLSPQENAQKYYQKHKQRKGKLTYLKGELEDIEGKYLAAEEALEVFLKVPSPDDLSFTEKGFDYEELKLLKQFSREKAGEEGNNEKKYPFRTYHREGFDIFVGKDGKNNDELSFKFASRDDLWLHARDVPGSHVIIRQRAGKPIPPSVLEYAAQLAAFYSKRKNDSLVPVQYTTRKYIRKRKGDPPGMVAVDREDVIMVEPVRE; translated from the coding sequence ATGCATTTCCACTACTTCACCCTCCGCCACCTCAGCAAATATCTCAATGACTTTCACCGGGGTGAAATTGTTGACGATTGTTTTTCCCAAAACCGCAACGAACTGGTTGTGGAAATGGCTAAAGTATTTCTCCGCATTGGCTGCCATACGCCGCTTACGTATATCATTCCTTCAGAAGAATTTTCCCGCTCCCGAAAAAACGTAGTCGAACTTTTCCCCGAGATCAGAGGCCTTGCTTTTACCGGCAGCCGGGTGGTACCGTGGGAGCGCGTTTTGATCCTCGAACTGGAAAACCAATACGACCTCGTATTAAAAATGCATGGTTCGGCAGCCAATGTCATGCTTCGCCTTGAGGGTCAGGTTATCCGCCTGTTTAACAACCAGAAGGAGGAAGATTTTGATTATACCGAAACCCCGGGGTTGTTTGACGAAGCCGCCATACGCCAGGAAGTACCCGCAGATGAAGACCTGGTTTTGCAGGCATTGCGAAAAATTTCCCCGGTAATGGAGAAACAATTTGCCCGAAAAGCCACTGAACTGATTAAGTCAGGGATCAGCTTTGAAAAAGCTTATAATCAAATAGTTACTGATGCGGAAAAGGAAATATTCGCTATTCGCAAACTGCAAACAAACATAAAATTTCTCCTTTTGCCCGCAGCCGATTCGGGGGATGTGATGGTCAAGGGAATTTCGGAAGCATTGCAGTTATTTCTCCGGTCGCAGTTTCAGTTTACCTCCTACCGCTCGCGGTACAACGAGGTCGAAAAGGAACTCCGCAAACCGGCTGAAAAGTACAGAAAAGTATATTCCTCCTACCAGACCAATATCAGCCAGCTCGAAGAAGACCGGAATCCCGAAGAGATCGGGCACATCCTCATGGCCAGTCTTCACGCCATTCCGCCCCATGTGAAAGAAGCTGAACTGGAAGATTTTTATTTGGGCGGAACGATCAAAATCAAACTCGACCCGACCCTCTCACCACAGGAAAACGCACAGAAGTACTACCAGAAACACAAACAGCGCAAAGGCAAACTCACCTATCTCAAAGGCGAACTCGAAGACATAGAGGGCAAATACCTTGCGGCAGAGGAAGCACTTGAAGTTTTCCTCAAAGTACCTTCTCCGGATGATTTAAGTTTTACGGAGAAAGGGTTTGACTACGAGGAACTTAAATTGCTCAAGCAGTTTTCCAGAGAGAAAGCCGGGGAGGAAGGAAACAATGAAAAAAAATATCCATTTCGCACCTATCACCGCGAGGGGTTTGACATATTTGTAGGCAAGGACGGGAAAAATAACGATGAGTTGAGTTTTAAGTTTGCCTCCCGCGACGACCTGTGGCTACACGCCCGGGACGTACCGGGATCTCACGTCATCATCCGCCAACGGGCGGGAAAGCCGATTCCACCCAGCGTGCTGGAGTACGCTGCGCAGCTCGCGGCATTCTACTCCAAACGGAAAAACGACTCATTGGTACCCGTACAGTACACTACAAGAAAGTACATCCGAAAACGTAAGGGAGACCCGCCAGGCATGGTCGCGGTAGATCGGGAAGATGTGATTATGGTTGAGCCGGTAAGGGAGTGA
- the tsaB gene encoding tRNA (adenosine(37)-N6)-threonylcarbamoyltransferase complex dimerization subunit type 1 TsaB, which translates to MKESPLILALETATAIGSVAVFSGENLLGSMTIRREQSHAKLLTPMIQSLLAHLEIAPADLDAIGVAKGPGSYTGLRVGVSTAKGLCMAVDKPLLSTGSLDALAGQVTGLAASLDAWICPMIDARRMEVYCAFFDSQMEMVSPVEAKIVEPGVFSEILSTRKVIFVGDGAEKCREILSVSPNALILPDILSSATGMGQSLFRQFEAGTFEDLVTFEPFYLKEFRATKPKNLLGM; encoded by the coding sequence ATGAAGGAATCCCCGCTAATTCTGGCTTTAGAGACTGCAACGGCGATCGGCTCTGTGGCTGTTTTTTCCGGAGAAAATCTGCTGGGCAGCATGACGATCCGGCGGGAACAGTCGCACGCCAAGCTTCTCACGCCGATGATTCAGTCGCTCCTTGCGCATTTGGAAATTGCGCCCGCGGACTTGGACGCCATCGGCGTCGCTAAGGGCCCGGGTTCTTATACGGGCCTCCGCGTAGGTGTATCTACTGCCAAGGGGCTGTGTATGGCGGTGGACAAACCGCTGCTCAGCACTGGCAGCCTTGATGCCCTGGCAGGGCAGGTAACGGGCCTTGCGGCCAGCCTTGACGCATGGATATGCCCCATGATCGATGCCCGACGAATGGAGGTATATTGCGCTTTTTTCGATTCGCAAATGGAGATGGTGTCGCCTGTGGAGGCCAAAATCGTGGAGCCCGGTGTTTTTTCAGAAATACTTTCTACCCGTAAGGTCATATTCGTCGGCGATGGCGCTGAAAAATGCCGGGAAATTCTCTCCGTTTCTCCCAATGCCTTGATTTTGCCCGACATCCTTTCCAGTGCCACGGGTATGGGCCAATCGCTTTTCCGGCAGTTTGAGGCAGGGACATTCGAAGATCTTGTCACCTTCGAGCCATTTTATCTCAAGGAATTTCGGGCGACGAAACCGAAGAATTTGTTGGGGATGTAG
- a CDS encoding M4 family metallopeptidase: MKTTISFFVTILICILGFLSMTPVQAQITPELDSLLRLYIASYDSAGLVYFYPETLVPGQPYVMYQVYQSDTLHKLLLKKQWVDPNLEMTHYRYQETFRNLRVEAAEYSEHAQNGYLVFANGKGVFFDADRGYQPQVEEEESLGLVLETMGDFELAWENDAWEEDLKEDLQDPIATYYPDGELMWALLDYKNLSWQIPSSKYRLAWRFEILSLSPSFHKAYYVDAYTGAVFREEELRHSDGPANLLSQGTQTIDTRWQGGIGSGHILWANGNNRDIHTKYESIWPWGLRSEIKDDDDNWANDEQEGTTAHWMTSQSWDFFAGAPYNRNGIDGNGGELRVEANSSEPNAYYSQDGNRDYLTFGNIGDNYLAVIDVAGHEYTHGVDQYTAALVYQDESGALDESFADIFGFMVERFTEGAVNDWLLGEETPVNLILPRSLEDPNTEGNHFPDPLDCVTIASGQPDTYEGAFWHDGDCDFGRVHTNGGVQNFWFHLLADGGTGTNDNGDSYNIQGIGIDDAALIAFWNHTNILQSGSQYADARAGAIAAATQLFGACSNQEIQTTNAWAAVGVGAPSTCAVTHLTVTQPNPAIRLYPNPASESTTLSFPDARTRSIELFHLDGTLLYTIGAHQGQELEINITGLVPGVYMLRVRESGEVHSIKLIKH; this comes from the coding sequence ATGAAAACAACGATTTCCTTTTTTGTGACGATTTTGATTTGTATTTTAGGCTTCCTAAGCATGACGCCTGTGCAAGCACAGATCACGCCCGAACTAGACTCTCTTCTGCGCCTGTACATAGCCAGCTATGACTCGGCAGGTCTGGTGTACTTTTATCCGGAGACACTTGTACCGGGCCAGCCTTACGTCATGTATCAAGTTTATCAGAGTGATACCCTTCACAAGCTCTTGCTCAAAAAACAGTGGGTCGATCCGAATCTGGAGATGACCCATTACCGCTATCAGGAGACTTTTCGGAACTTGCGGGTCGAGGCGGCAGAGTACAGCGAGCATGCTCAAAACGGCTACCTCGTCTTTGCCAATGGCAAAGGAGTCTTTTTTGATGCGGATAGAGGATATCAACCTCAGGTAGAAGAAGAAGAATCACTGGGTTTGGTGCTCGAAACGATGGGCGACTTTGAATTGGCCTGGGAAAATGATGCATGGGAAGAAGACCTGAAAGAGGATCTACAGGATCCCATCGCAACCTATTATCCCGATGGAGAACTAATGTGGGCCTTGTTGGATTACAAAAATCTGAGCTGGCAGATTCCCAGTTCGAAGTATCGGCTGGCGTGGCGCTTTGAGATATTGAGCCTGAGTCCGTCGTTTCACAAGGCGTACTATGTGGACGCTTACACGGGCGCGGTGTTCCGGGAAGAAGAGCTTCGGCACAGCGATGGGCCAGCCAATCTTCTGAGCCAAGGGACACAGACGATTGACACCCGCTGGCAAGGAGGCATTGGATCGGGACATATTCTTTGGGCCAACGGTAACAACCGGGATATTCACACCAAATATGAAAGTATCTGGCCTTGGGGGCTACGCTCTGAGATTAAAGATGATGACGACAACTGGGCCAACGATGAGCAGGAAGGGACCACTGCGCACTGGATGACTTCTCAAAGCTGGGATTTCTTTGCAGGTGCTCCGTACAACCGAAATGGAATCGACGGAAACGGAGGCGAACTTAGGGTAGAAGCAAATTCGAGTGAACCGAATGCTTACTACAGCCAAGATGGAAATCGAGATTATCTCACATTTGGTAATATAGGAGATAACTATCTCGCTGTCATAGACGTTGCAGGGCATGAGTATACCCATGGGGTGGACCAGTACACAGCAGCTTTGGTGTATCAAGACGAATCGGGAGCATTAGACGAGTCATTTGCCGATATTTTCGGGTTCATGGTAGAGCGATTTACCGAGGGTGCCGTAAATGACTGGCTGCTTGGCGAGGAAACCCCGGTCAATCTGATTCTTCCCAGATCTTTAGAAGACCCTAACACAGAAGGGAATCATTTCCCTGACCCATTGGATTGTGTGACGATTGCTTCGGGACAACCAGACACTTACGAAGGTGCTTTCTGGCATGATGGTGATTGCGATTTTGGTAGGGTACATACCAATGGCGGGGTGCAAAACTTTTGGTTTCACTTGCTGGCTGACGGAGGCACGGGCACCAATGACAATGGAGATTCCTACAACATACAAGGCATCGGCATAGATGACGCGGCCCTGATTGCTTTTTGGAACCATACCAATATTCTACAATCAGGCTCTCAGTATGCTGATGCGCGGGCGGGGGCGATTGCAGCGGCTACGCAGTTATTCGGAGCTTGCTCCAATCAGGAGATTCAGACCACCAATGCCTGGGCTGCGGTAGGTGTTGGCGCGCCGAGCACCTGCGCAGTTACCCATCTAACCGTAACCCAGCCGAATCCCGCTATCCGTCTCTACCCCAATCCGGCGAGTGAATCCACTACCTTGTCATTCCCGGATGCTCGGACACGCTCCATCGAGCTTTTTCACTTGGATGGGACGCTCCTTTACACTATAGGGGCGCATCAGGGCCAGGAGCTAGAGATCAACATCACGGGATTGGTCCCCGGCGTGTACATGTTACGGGTTCGGGAATCGGGTGAAGTACATTCTATCAAACTCATTAAACACTAG